The sequence GACAGAGGAAACTAGTTGAGGTCAAGAGATAAGTTTATTTATAGACTAGTCCACAATTTCAATGTCTTTGCTAATACCCTCCTACGACTTCCCTGCGTTGGAGGCTATTTTTTTGGCATTGTTTAGCAGGAAATGAGTGTTGGCAAATAACCAATCACAAAAATAATCTGTTTTTGCTAATTTTCTATGGTTCTGGTGTTTCCTGAGAAAACTTTTTATGGATAATTTGAGTATGTTTGCCGTCAGCAGTGGCAGCTGTCATGAGATACTCAATCAGGTTGTCTGAAAAGGGGACACGCAAATGGAATGTCCCGTCTGATTTGAGCTTGACGGGATGTTCACCGATGGTGACGGTGGCGTTGGGTTCGGTGGCGCCATGAATGATTAACTCGGCGTCAGCTACAAACCAGAAGTCTGCATGTTGACGGTTGAAGACGCGAACTGAAGGAGAGCGAGCAATTGCTACCCACTGACCATCTGCGACGTGACCAATTTCGGTGATGTAGTCACGATCGCTAGTTGGTATGGCGACGAAGCGATCGCTAGCTACTAATTCTAATTCATACTGCTGCACTAGTTGCGGGGTTTGATAACTCAAGTCTAATCCGGTGACATCGTATAATCTAAGTGCGAATTGCAACGCTCCGTTATGAGGCAGTGCTTGCTTTTGAGCGTCGGTAATGTGCCAATTTACATAAGCCCATTTAGGTGTACGCGGGGTTAACACAACTGTGCTGGCTGCTGGTAAATCGATTGTTTCTGTATCCACGTGGGGATGACTGAAAACGCGGACTGCTCCAGAGCGAGCAATTAATACCCACTGCTCATCTGTGATATGACCGATTTCGGTGATGTAGTCACGATCGCTCGTGGGAATAACGACAAAGCGATCGCCAGTGTCTGCTTCTACGTCATATTCCTCTATCAGTTGCGGCGCTTGATAACTCAAGTCTAATCCAGTAACATCATATAACCTCAGTACCAATTGCGAGACGTTGTTTTTTTGCAGCGCTTGTTTGTGGGCGTCGGTAATGTGCCAATTTATATAAATCCAGTCTGGTGTTCTGGGTGTGATGACAATGATATTTTCTTCTGGGACGTTTGTTATGTCTGCATCTACATAGGCATGACTAAAGATGCGGACTGCTGGCGAGCGAGCAATTAATACCCACTGATTTTCTGTAAAAGAACTGATTTCAGTGATGTAGTCACGATCGCTAGTGGGAATGGCGACGAAGCGATCGCGGGCGTCAGCATCCAGTTCATATTGTTGCACTAGTCGGGGCGCTTGATAACTCAAGTCTAATCCTGTGACATCATATAGTCTCAGCACTAATTGCGACACCCCAGCATTTTTTAGCGCTTGCTTGTGCATAGTGGTGAAATGCCAAGATACATAAGCCCACTTGGGAGTCTGGGGTTTAAAGACAATCATATCTGCATCTGGTGGAAAGGCGATTGATGCATTGTCTATTGTGTATGTTTGTGTATCTGCGGCTGATTCCCAAGTAGCAATATCTACCCCTGCTGTGGGGGTGGTTGCTGCTTGTGGGAATGGGGAGACGATTTCGATTGTCTCTTCTTCTGAAGGATTTGTTGTCAGTTCTTCAGCGTCTGCAAGTGCATTTAATGCAACTTCTGGTAATTCTGGTAATTCGGGAATGGTATTAGTGATTTCCGGGGTTGGTTCGGGGATGAATGCTGAGTCTGGAGATGTGATTTCATTAACTTGTGTATCAGCCCACAAGTCTGTATTTTCCACAGGATGGAATGGGGTTGGGGGTAATTCCTCTGTTGGTTCAGCTAGATGTATATCGGGTAGTTGCTGGTATGGAGGATTGACCACAGCGGCTGGTGCTTCGGCTTCCCAAGCAGCTTCGCCTAGGGGAGGAGTAATTTCTGCGTTGGCGTCAACGCCTGGGTTGTCGATGGTGATTGTGTCGTCGGTTGATGGTGTTAAATTTATACTTTCCTCGGCTGTTGCTGCTGGCGGAGATTTTTTAGCGCGTCTACTGGATAACCACCATAACAATAGTCCCCCAGTCGCGGGCAAGAGCAACCATAAAAATAATGTCGGATCGATGGTGCTAGGATCTGTTTTGACAGGCGTGGTGGCTGGTTGTTCAGTAGAAAGAATGGTGATTTCTGGGGGTGCGGACGCTAAGGTAACAATAGAGGATTTACCTTGGGCGAT is a genomic window of Fortiea contorta PCC 7126 containing:
- a CDS encoding DUF4912 domain-containing protein; protein product: MWRQEKKDSSIVSLALLFAIATTPMAAHFFVSAPILAQSATETPAFALPPAVENGTTIRIDGANNLGAINQELKAGFEQQFPGTKVEALTSETEQALTALLDGKVDLVALSRGLTPEEKAQGLEQAVVRREKIAIIVGAENPVTGSLTNEQFAKIFRGDITDWSQLGAPKGELRIIDRPKTSDTRTNFRNSPVFKAANFATSPNATQIAEDNTAEIVKQLGKAGISYGLVDQLSKLQNVRFLQVDQVSPNDQQYPFSQPLVYVYKKNPPAGVAAFLGFAIAPPGQKAIDAARTSEAEAIAQGKSSIVTLASAPPEITILSTEQPATTPVKTDPSTIDPTLFLWLLLPATGGLLLWWLSSRRAKKSPPAATAEESINLTPSTDDTITIDNPGVDANAEITPPLGEAAWEAEAPAAVVNPPYQQLPDIHLAEPTEELPPTPFHPVENTDLWADTQVNEITSPDSAFIPEPTPEITNTIPELPELPEVALNALADAEELTTNPSEEETIEIVSPFPQAATTPTAGVDIATWESAADTQTYTIDNASIAFPPDADMIVFKPQTPKWAYVSWHFTTMHKQALKNAGVSQLVLRLYDVTGLDLSYQAPRLVQQYELDADARDRFVAIPTSDRDYITEISSFTENQWVLIARSPAVRIFSHAYVDADITNVPEENIIVITPRTPDWIYINWHITDAHKQALQKNNVSQLVLRLYDVTGLDLSYQAPQLIEEYDVEADTGDRFVVIPTSDRDYITEIGHITDEQWVLIARSGAVRVFSHPHVDTETIDLPAASTVVLTPRTPKWAYVNWHITDAQKQALPHNGALQFALRLYDVTGLDLSYQTPQLVQQYELELVASDRFVAIPTSDRDYITEIGHVADGQWVAIARSPSVRVFNRQHADFWFVADAELIIHGATEPNATVTIGEHPVKLKSDGTFHLRVPFSDNLIEYLMTAATADGKHTQIIHKKFSQETPEP